A single Oryctolagus cuniculus chromosome 18, mOryCun1.1, whole genome shotgun sequence DNA region contains:
- the LOC100346067 gene encoding olfactory receptor 10A7-like has product MGTGPGRRNSPAHRPLPPHLPAGFLPSAARRGPHAPQGPMPESWANGSLAGDFVLLGFAHVPALRPLLAPLFLAMFLLTLLGNALIAALTGLDPGLRAPMYFFLRQLALLEICFSLDVAPRLLLTLLRPGRGVAPAACALQLLLVLSCVTSECFLLTAMAWDRYVAICRPLRYGAIMSPRLCHLLAAACWLAGVPVALVFTVWLFSFPFCGPRGIRHFFCDIAPLLSLVCADTRVFEGCVLVATVLIMILPFCLIAMSYVLILATVLQMPSATGRHKALSTCASHLIVVVLFYGTTGVIHLRPKASYSPESKQVVSLSYTLVTPMLNPLIYSLRNKEVRAALGRVCVQRSPRAL; this is encoded by the coding sequence AtggggacagggccaggcaggcGCAATTCCCCGGCTCAccggcctctccctccccaccttcccGCAGGCTTCCTTCCTTCCGCGGCCAGGCGAGGCCCCCACGCGCCCCAGGGCCCCATGCCCGAGTCCTGGGCCAACGGGAGCCTGGCCGGCGACTTCGTGCTGCTGGGCTTCGCGCACGTGCCCGCGCTGCGGCCGCTGCTCgcgcccctcttcctggccatgTTCCTGCTCACGCTGCTGGGCAACGCGCTCATCGCGGCGCTCACCGGCCTGGACCCCGGGCTGCGGgcgcccatgtacttcttcctgcGCCAGCTGGCGCTGCTGGAGATCTGCTTCTCGCTGGACGTGGCGCCCCGCCTGCTGCTGACGCTGCTGCGGCCTGGGCGCGGCGTGGCCCCCGCGGCCTGcgccctgcagctgctgctggtgctgtCGTGCGTCACGTCCGAGTGCTTCCTCCTGACCGCCATGGCCTGGGACCGCTACGTGGCCATCTGCAGGCCCCTGCGCTATGGCGCCATCATGAGCCCGCGGCTGTGCCACCTGCTGGCCGCCGCCTGCTGGCTGGCGGGGGTCCCCGTGGCGCTGGTCTTCACCGTCTGGCTCTTCAGCTTCCCGTTCTGCGGGCCGCGGGGCATCCGCCACTTCTTCTGTGACATCGCCCCCCTGCTGAGCCTGGTGTGCGCAGACACCAGGGTCTTCGAGGGCTGTGTGTTGGTGGCCACAGTGTTGATTATGATCCTGCCCTTCTGTCTGATAGCCATGTCCTACGTCCTGATTCTGGCCACCGTCCTACAGATGCCCTCGGCCACAGGGCGCCACAAGGCCTTgtccacctgtgcctcccacctcATCGTGGTGGTTCTGTTTTACGGCACCACAGGGGTCATCCACTTGCGTCCCAAGGCCAGCTACTCCCCAGAGAGCAAGCAGGTGGTGTCGCTGTCCTACACCCTGGTGACGCCCATGCTCAACCCCCTCATCTACAGCCTGCGGAACAAGGAGGTGAGGGCTGCACTGGGGCGCGTGTGTGTTCAGAGAAGCCCCCGTGCTCTGTGA
- the LOC100345807 gene encoding olfactory receptor 2A1/2A42 has translation MGHAAWNGSRTPDFMLLGLWAPPALRPLLWAALLLAYVATVLGNSALVGLIALDQRLHRPMYRLLTHLALLDTAYVSTTLPQALGHMVARRARLSLARCGTQLYVGISLGSCEAILLAAMALDRCLAVCQPLRYAALMTPACCAALAGTAWVLGFALSVPNAAAALRLPYCPGRPPVDHFFCELPAVLRTACADTTANHLLVYGLGTPILLVPLAFILASYVLILAAVRKLPSTKSRLKALSTCSSHLAVVGLFYGTVTAMYLRPRASSTLPARHHKLVAVFYLVVTPVLNPLIYSLRNREVHAAARYALARLRGTRTALR, from the coding sequence ATGGGCCACGCTGCCTGGAATGGGAGCAGGACCCCCGACTTCATGCTCCTGGGGCTGTGGGCCCCGCCTGCCCTGCGACCCTTGCTGTGGGCAGCGCTCCTGCTGGCCTACGTGGCCACCGTGCTGGGTAACAGCGCGCTGGTGGGGCTGATCGCGCTGGACCAGCGGCTGCACCGGCCCATGTACCGCCTGCTGACCCACCTGGCGCTGCTGGACACAGCCTACGTGAGCACCACGCTGCCGCAGGCGCTGGGGCACATGGTGGCGCGCCGGGCCCGCCTCTCCCTGGCGCGCTGTGGGACGCAGCTCTACGTGGGCATCTCCCTGGGCAGCTGCGAGGCCATTCTCCTGGCCGCCATGGCGCTGGACCGCTGCCTGGCCGTGTGCCAGCCCCTGCGCTACGCGGCGCTCATGACTCCCGCGtgctgcgcagctctggccggcACGGCCTGGGTGCTGGGCTTTGCCTTGTCGGTGCCCAACGCCGCGGCCGCGCTGCGCCTGCCCTACTGCCCCGGGAGGCCCCCGGTGGACCACTTCTTTTGCGAGCTTCCGGCTGTGCTGAGGACTGCGTGCGCAGACACCACTGCCAACCACCTGCTGGTGTACGGCCTGGGCACGCCCATCCTCCTGGTGCCTTTGGCCTTCATCCTCGCCTCCTACGTCCTGATTCTGGCTGCCGTGCGCAAGCTGCCTTCGACCAAGAGCCGCCTCAAGGCCTTGTCCACCTGCAGCTCGCACCTGGCCGTGGTGGGGCTCTTCTATGGCACGGTGACGGCCATGTACCTGCGCCCTCGCGCCTCCAGCACCCTCCCCGCCAGGCATCACAAGCTGGTGGCTGTGTTCTACCTTGTGGTCACACCCGTCCTGAACCCCCTCATCTACAGCCTCCGAAACCGCGAGGTCCACGCTGCAGCCCGCTACGCACTCGCCCGGCTACGGGGAACCCGCACCGCGCTGCGCTGA